A region of Clostridium acetobutylicum ATCC 824 DNA encodes the following proteins:
- the rplC gene encoding 50S ribosomal protein L3 gives MKKGILGKKLGMTQIFNEEGKVVPVTVIEAGPCVVIQKKTSEKEGYDAIQVGFGTIREKLVNKPLKGHFAKGNVELKRFVKEFRLEDTSSYEVGAEIKADIFAAGEKVDVSGVSKGKGFQGTIRRWGAHRGPMSHGSKFHRAVGSMGGSSDPSRTFKSKKMPGHMGHVNTTVLNVEVAKVIPEKNLILIKGGVPGPNKSFVVIKNSVKA, from the coding sequence ATGAAAAAAGGTATACTAGGAAAAAAACTTGGTATGACACAAATATTTAATGAAGAAGGAAAAGTTGTTCCTGTAACAGTTATAGAAGCAGGTCCATGTGTAGTAATTCAGAAGAAAACTTCAGAAAAAGAAGGATATGATGCTATACAGGTTGGATTCGGAACTATAAGGGAAAAACTTGTTAATAAGCCTTTAAAAGGACACTTTGCAAAAGGAAATGTTGAACTAAAAAGATTTGTAAAAGAATTCAGATTAGAAGATACAAGCAGCTATGAAGTTGGTGCTGAAATAAAGGCTGATATATTTGCGGCAGGAGAAAAAGTTGATGTATCAGGAGTTTCAAAAGGTAAGGGATTCCAAGGTACAATAAGAAGATGGGGAGCACATAGAGGACCTATGTCTCACGGATCAAAATTCCATAGAGCAGTTGGTTCAATGGGAGGATCATCAGATCCATCAAGAACTTTTAAAAGCAAAAAAATGCCAGGACATATGGGCCATGTAAACACAACAGTATTAAATGTTGAAGTTGCAAAGGTTATTCCTGAAAAGAACCTTATATTAATAAAGGGCGGAGTTCCTGGACCAAACAAATCATTTGTAGTTATAAAAAATTCAGTTAAAGCTTAG
- the rpsG gene encoding 30S ribosomal protein S7, with translation MPRKGHIAKRDVLPDPLYNSKVVTKLINNIMEDGKKGVAQKICYNAFEYLKEKTGKEPMEVFEAAMNNVMPLLEVKARRIGGATYQVPIEVRPERRQTLGIRWMLAAADKRGEKYMHLKLAGELLDASNNTGAAVKKREDTHKMAEANKAFAHYRY, from the coding sequence GTGCCAAGAAAAGGACATATAGCTAAAAGAGATGTATTACCAGATCCATTATACAACAGTAAGGTTGTTACAAAATTAATAAACAACATAATGGAAGATGGAAAAAAAGGTGTAGCACAAAAAATTTGCTACAACGCTTTTGAGTATTTAAAAGAAAAAACTGGCAAAGAACCTATGGAAGTATTTGAAGCTGCAATGAATAATGTAATGCCTTTGCTTGAGGTAAAAGCAAGAAGAATCGGAGGAGCTACTTATCAGGTACCAATAGAAGTAAGACCTGAAAGAAGACAGACTCTTGGAATAAGATGGATGCTTGCAGCAGCAGATAAAAGAGGCGAAAAATATATGCACTTAAAGTTAGCTGGAGAATTATTAGATGCTTCAAATAACACAGGTGCTGCAGTTAAGAAAAGAGAAGATACTCATAAAATGGCAGAAGCTAATAAAGCATTTGCACATTATAGATACTAA
- the fusA gene encoding elongation factor G, protein MARKYPLEKFRNIGIMAHIDAGKTTTTERILFYTGKTHKIGEVHEGAATMDWMVQEQERGITITSAATTCYWKDHEINIIDTPGHVDFTVEVERSLRVLDGAVAVFDAKGGVEPQSETVWRQAEKYNVPRMAYINKMDILGADFYRSVQMMRDRLSANAVPIQIPIGKEDNFLGLIDLIRNEAIVYTDDLGTTMEEQEIPADMKELAEKYRSEMIEAIVELDEELMNKYLEGEEISVEEINAALRKGVIANEIVPVTCGSSYKNKGVQQMLDAVVEYLPSPLDIPPVKGVDEDGNDDERKADDSEPLAALAFKIATDPFVGKLAFTRVYSGVMKAGSYVLNSTKGKKERIGRLVKMHSNHRQEVEELEAGELGAIVGLKLTTTGDTLSSEDNPIILEKMEFPDPVIEVAIEPKTKASQEKMGIALAKLAEEDPTFKTYTNQETGQTIIAGMGELHLEIIVDRLQREFKVECNVGKPQVAYKETIRKPVKAEGKFVRQSGGRGQYGHAVIEMTPTEGEYEFENAIVGGAVPKEYIQPIDNGIQEASLSGIIAGYPTVNFKVRLVDGSYHDVDSSEMAFKIAGSMAFKNAMTKADPVILEPIMKVEVTVPEEYMGDIMGDVNSRRGRIEGMEQRAGAEVIRAFVPLSEMFGYATSLRSRTQGRGVFTMQFDHNEEVPKNIQEKIIGEKK, encoded by the coding sequence GTGGCTAGAAAATATCCTTTGGAAAAATTTCGTAACATAGGAATAATGGCACACATTGATGCCGGAAAGACCACAACTACAGAGCGTATATTATTTTATACAGGAAAGACTCATAAAATTGGTGAAGTTCATGAAGGTGCAGCTACAATGGACTGGATGGTTCAAGAACAAGAAAGAGGTATAACAATAACCTCTGCAGCAACAACTTGTTATTGGAAGGATCATGAAATTAATATAATTGATACACCAGGACACGTAGATTTCACAGTTGAGGTTGAGAGATCTCTTAGAGTTCTTGATGGAGCAGTTGCTGTATTTGATGCAAAGGGTGGTGTTGAACCACAATCTGAAACCGTATGGAGACAGGCGGAAAAATATAACGTTCCAAGAATGGCGTATATAAATAAGATGGATATCTTAGGTGCTGACTTCTATAGATCAGTTCAAATGATGAGAGATAGACTTAGTGCAAATGCAGTACCTATACAAATACCTATAGGTAAAGAAGATAATTTCCTTGGTCTAATTGATTTAATAAGAAATGAAGCAATAGTATATACAGATGATTTAGGAACTACTATGGAAGAACAAGAAATTCCTGCAGATATGAAGGAATTAGCTGAAAAATATAGATCTGAAATGATTGAAGCTATTGTTGAATTAGACGAAGAATTAATGAATAAGTACTTAGAGGGAGAAGAAATCTCCGTAGAAGAAATTAACGCAGCATTAAGAAAAGGTGTTATTGCGAATGAAATAGTTCCAGTAACATGCGGATCTTCATATAAGAATAAAGGTGTTCAGCAGATGCTTGATGCTGTTGTTGAATATTTACCATCACCATTAGATATACCTCCAGTTAAAGGAGTAGATGAAGATGGAAATGATGATGAAAGAAAAGCTGATGATAGTGAGCCTTTAGCTGCATTAGCATTCAAAATTGCAACAGATCCATTTGTTGGTAAGCTTGCGTTTACTAGAGTTTACTCTGGTGTTATGAAAGCTGGAAGCTACGTTTTAAATTCAACAAAAGGAAAGAAAGAGAGAATTGGAAGACTTGTAAAAATGCACTCTAACCACAGACAAGAAGTTGAAGAACTTGAAGCTGGAGAATTAGGTGCTATAGTTGGTTTGAAATTAACAACTACAGGTGATACTCTTAGTTCCGAAGACAATCCAATTATTCTTGAAAAAATGGAATTCCCTGATCCAGTTATAGAGGTTGCTATTGAGCCAAAAACTAAAGCTAGTCAGGAAAAAATGGGTATAGCACTTGCTAAACTTGCAGAAGAAGATCCAACATTTAAAACTTATACTAATCAAGAAACTGGTCAGACAATTATAGCAGGTATGGGAGAATTGCATCTTGAAATAATTGTTGACAGACTTCAAAGAGAATTTAAAGTTGAATGTAATGTTGGTAAGCCTCAGGTTGCTTATAAAGAAACTATAAGAAAACCGGTTAAGGCAGAAGGTAAGTTCGTAAGACAGTCAGGAGGTCGTGGACAGTACGGTCACGCTGTTATTGAAATGACTCCAACTGAAGGCGAATACGAATTTGAAAATGCTATAGTTGGTGGAGCTGTACCAAAAGAATATATACAGCCTATTGATAATGGTATACAAGAAGCATCTTTAAGTGGTATCATAGCAGGATATCCTACAGTTAATTTTAAAGTTAGGTTAGTTGATGGTTCTTACCATGATGTCGATTCCTCAGAAATGGCATTTAAAATAGCTGGTTCTATGGCATTTAAAAATGCTATGACTAAAGCTGATCCAGTTATATTAGAGCCAATAATGAAAGTTGAAGTAACAGTTCCAGAAGAGTACATGGGAGATATAATGGGAGATGTTAATTCAAGAAGAGGAAGAATTGAAGGAATGGAGCAGAGAGCAGGAGCAGAAGTTATAAGAGCATTTGTTCCACTTTCAGAGATGTTTGGTTATGCAACTTCACTTAGATCAAGAACTCAAGGTAGAGGAGTATTTACTATGCAGTTCGATCATAATGAAGAAGTACCTAAAAATATCCAAGAAAAAATAATTGGAGAAAAAAAATAG
- the rplD gene encoding 50S ribosomal protein L4 encodes MPTVEVFNKEGKKVEDIELSEKVFGAKISESALHQVVVAQLANKRQGTQSAKTRTEVSGGGIKPWRQKGTGRARQGSIRAPQWIHGGVVFAPKPRDYRISIPKSMRRTAMLSALTSKVNDKEMIVLDELKIDAPKTKEIVKMLNAFEAKKALIVVAESDQNVYKSVRNIQGAAVIPANNLNVYDILKYDKFIVTKEAVSKIEEVYA; translated from the coding sequence ATGCCTACAGTAGAAGTATTCAATAAAGAAGGTAAGAAAGTTGAAGACATCGAATTGTCTGAAAAAGTTTTTGGAGCTAAAATTAGCGAAAGTGCACTTCACCAAGTAGTAGTTGCACAGCTTGCAAATAAAAGACAAGGAACACAAAGTGCTAAAACTAGAACAGAAGTTTCTGGAGGTGGAATAAAACCTTGGAGACAAAAAGGAACTGGTAGAGCAAGACAGGGTTCAATAAGAGCACCACAATGGATTCATGGTGGAGTTGTATTTGCACCAAAGCCTAGAGATTACAGAATCTCAATTCCAAAATCAATGAGAAGAACTGCAATGCTATCAGCTCTTACAAGTAAGGTTAATGATAAAGAAATGATCGTACTTGATGAATTAAAGATAGATGCACCAAAAACTAAAGAAATAGTTAAAATGCTTAATGCATTTGAAGCAAAGAAAGCACTTATAGTTGTTGCTGAATCTGATCAAAATGTATACAAATCAGTTAGAAATATACAAGGTGCTGCAGTAATACCAGCTAATAACTTAAATGTCTATGACATATTGAAATATGATAAGTTCATAGTAACTAAGGAAGCTGTATCAAAGATTGAGGAGGTGTATGCATAA
- a CDS encoding ribosomal L7Ae/L30e/S12e/Gadd45 family protein, whose product MVNRLPKNKVVGMKQSLKAINEKKAQMVYIAKDAESELFQTVEKLANEHSLQIVYVDTMKELGKLCNIDVEASTAVVLK is encoded by the coding sequence ATGGTAAACAGGTTGCCGAAGAATAAAGTAGTAGGCATGAAACAGTCTCTTAAAGCTATAAATGAGAAAAAAGCTCAAATGGTTTATATAGCTAAAGATGCAGAAAGTGAGTTGTTTCAAACTGTTGAAAAATTGGCAAATGAACATTCTCTACAAATAGTATATGTAGATACTATGAAGGAATTAGGCAAATTATGTAATATTGATGTTGAAGCTTCAACTGCTGTAGTTTTGAAGTAA
- the rpsJ gene encoding 30S ribosomal protein S10, whose protein sequence is MAKQKIRIRLKAFDHTILDQSAEKIVETAKTTGAKVAGPVPLPTEKDVVTILRSPHKYKDSREQFEIRTHKRLIDIISPSPKTVDALMRLDLPAGVDIEIKL, encoded by the coding sequence TTGGCAAAGCAAAAAATAAGAATAAGATTAAAAGCTTTTGATCATACAATATTAGATCAATCAGCTGAAAAAATTGTTGAAACTGCAAAAACAACAGGAGCTAAAGTAGCAGGTCCAGTACCTCTACCAACAGAAAAGGATGTTGTAACAATACTTAGATCCCCACATAAATATAAGGATTCTAGAGAGCAGTTTGAAATCAGAACTCATAAAAGACTTATAGATATAATAAGTCCATCACCAAAAACTGTTGATGCTTTAATGAGATTAGATTTACCAGCTGGCGTTGATATTGAAATAAAACTTTAA
- the rpsL gene encoding 30S ribosomal protein S12, translating into MPTISQLVRKGRKTLAAKSTAPALKECPQKRGVCTVVKTTTPKKPNSALRKIARVRLTNGYEVTAYIPGVGHNLQEHSVVLIRGGRVKDLPGVRYHIVRGTLDAAGVADRKQARSKYGAKKPKQK; encoded by the coding sequence ATGCCAACAATAAGTCAATTAGTAAGAAAAGGCAGAAAGACATTAGCAGCAAAGTCAACTGCACCAGCATTAAAAGAGTGTCCTCAAAAGAGAGGAGTATGTACAGTCGTAAAGACAACAACTCCTAAAAAGCCTAACTCAGCATTAAGAAAAATAGCCAGAGTTAGATTAACAAATGGATATGAAGTAACTGCTTATATCCCAGGAGTAGGTCATAACCTTCAAGAACATAGTGTTGTCCTCATAAGAGGAGGAAGAGTTAAGGATTTACCAGGTGTTAGATACCATATTGTAAGAGGAACTTTGGATGCAGCAGGTGTTGCTGATAGAAAACAAGCTAGGTCTAAATACGGTGCTAAAAAGCCAAAGCAAAAATAG
- the tuf gene encoding elongation factor Tu, translating into MAKEKFERTKPHVNIGTIGHVDHGKTTLTAAITTILAKEGKAKAFNYEEIDKAPEEKERGITINTAHVEYETENRHYAHVDCPGHADYVKNMITGAAQMDGAILVVSAADGPMPQTREHILLASRVGVEYIVVFLNKADQVDDPELIDLVEMEVRELLNEYGFPGDDTPIVVGSALKALQNPDDAEAIKPIKDLMAEVDAYIPTPERPTDKAFLMPIEDVFTITGRGTVATGRVETGTLKVGDEVEIVGMKDEITKVVVTGVEMFRKILDSALAGDNIGALLRGVQREDIERGQVLAKPGSITPHNKFVGQVYVLKKEEGGRHTPFFNGYRPQFYFRTTDVTGSIQLPDGVEMVMPGDHIDMTVELITKVAMGDNLRFAIREGGRTVGSGVVTSIIE; encoded by the coding sequence ATGGCAAAGGAAAAATTTGAAAGAACGAAACCACATGTAAACATAGGAACAATAGGACACGTAGATCACGGTAAAACAACATTAACAGCAGCAATAACAACAATATTAGCAAAAGAAGGAAAAGCAAAAGCATTCAATTACGAAGAGATTGATAAAGCACCAGAGGAAAAAGAAAGAGGAATAACAATCAACACAGCACACGTTGAGTATGAAACAGAGAATAGACACTATGCTCACGTTGACTGCCCAGGACATGCTGACTATGTAAAGAACATGATTACAGGAGCAGCGCAAATGGATGGAGCAATCCTAGTAGTAAGTGCAGCAGATGGTCCAATGCCACAAACAAGAGAGCACATACTATTGGCATCAAGAGTTGGTGTTGAATATATAGTAGTATTCTTAAATAAAGCAGACCAAGTAGATGATCCAGAATTAATCGACTTAGTAGAAATGGAAGTAAGAGAGTTATTAAACGAATATGGATTCCCAGGCGATGATACACCAATCGTAGTAGGAAGTGCGTTAAAAGCATTACAGAATCCAGATGATGCAGAAGCAATAAAACCAATAAAAGACTTAATGGCAGAAGTAGATGCATACATCCCAACACCAGAAAGACCAACAGATAAAGCATTCTTAATGCCAATCGAAGATGTCTTCACAATAACAGGAAGAGGAACAGTTGCAACAGGAAGAGTTGAAACTGGAACATTAAAAGTTGGAGACGAAGTAGAAATCGTTGGAATGAAAGATGAAATAACAAAAGTAGTAGTAACAGGCGTAGAAATGTTCAGAAAAATACTTGATAGTGCATTAGCAGGAGATAACATCGGAGCATTATTAAGAGGAGTACAGAGAGAAGACATCGAAAGAGGTCAGGTATTAGCAAAACCAGGTTCAATAACTCCACATAATAAATTCGTAGGTCAAGTATACGTATTAAAGAAAGAAGAAGGCGGAAGACATACACCATTCTTCAATGGATATAGACCACAATTCTATTTCAGAACAACAGACGTAACAGGATCAATCCAGTTACCAGATGGAGTAGAAATGGTAATGCCAGGAGACCACATAGATATGACAGTTGAATTAATAACAAAAGTAGCAATGGGAGACAACTTAAGATTCGCTATCAGAGAAGGCGGAAGAACAGTTGGATCAGGAGTTGTTACTAGTATAATAGAGTAA